In Bacteroidota bacterium, a single window of DNA contains:
- a CDS encoding dienelactone hydrolase family protein — protein sequence MRKIDALPLFLFVLVFSSVLFGQEKSPQTDTSVPPGEENARAALDKSPRHGEWIDIYYDGKTSIRTWVSYPERKDNAPVVLIIHEIFGLTDWIRAVADQFAKEGYIAVAPDLISGFGPNGKGSASVSSRDSVVMLIRDLSTEEAFKRLDYVRAFAVRLPSAKRECSTVGFCWGGGQSFAYACNRPDLKAAIVFYGTSPDSAQLRNLKVPVLGLYGGDDARVGATVGPAAAELKQLGRTFEHEMYDGAGHGFLRAQGERDGANLRAAEKAWPRVIEFLKKYFQ from the coding sequence ATGCGGAAAATAGATGCTTTGCCCCTCTTCCTTTTCGTTCTGGTTTTTTCCTCGGTCCTCTTCGGGCAGGAAAAATCCCCGCAGACCGATACCTCGGTGCCGCCGGGGGAGGAAAATGCCCGTGCGGCACTGGACAAGTCGCCAAGGCACGGCGAATGGATCGACATTTATTATGATGGAAAGACCTCCATTCGGACGTGGGTTTCTTACCCCGAGCGGAAAGACAACGCCCCCGTCGTGCTGATCATTCATGAGATCTTCGGGCTTACCGATTGGATCCGCGCTGTTGCCGACCAGTTTGCAAAAGAAGGTTACATTGCGGTCGCCCCCGACCTCATTTCGGGGTTCGGACCGAACGGCAAAGGAAGCGCTTCGGTCTCGAGCCGCGATTCGGTGGTGATGCTGATCCGTGATCTTTCGACCGAGGAGGCGTTTAAGCGGTTGGATTACGTGCGCGCGTTTGCTGTACGGCTCCCTTCTGCAAAACGTGAATGTTCCACCGTCGGGTTCTGCTGGGGGGGCGGGCAAAGCTTTGCCTACGCCTGCAACAGGCCGGATCTGAAAGCTGCGATCGTCTTTTACGGAACTTCCCCCGATTCGGCGCAGCTGAGGAACCTTAAGGTCCCCGTCCTCGGCTTGTACGGCGGAGATGACGCCAGAGTCGGAGCAACCGTCGGCCCCGCCGCCGCAGAGCTGAAGCAGCTGGGGAGAACATTCGAGCACGAAATGTATGACGGGGCGGGACACGGGTTCTTGAGAGCCCAGGGAGAACGCGACGGCGCGAACCTTCGCGCTGCGGAAAAAGCATGGCCGCGGGTGATCGAATTCCTGAAAAAATATTTCCAATGA
- the ilvD gene encoding dihydroxy-acid dehydratase, with translation MGNGLNKYSSQLTQKRSQAGSQAMLYGIGLTDDDMKKAQVGIASMGWEGNNCNMHLNDLAKIVKQGVQEAGLVGLIFHTIGVSDGMAMGTEGMKSSLPSREIIADSIEAVMRAQWYDANISLPGCDKNLPGSVIAMGRLNRPSIMIYGGTIRAGHHNGKTLDIVSAFECYGQFIAGKASEKELNDVLHHACPGQGACGGMYTANTMASAIESLGMTLPYSSSTPASSEEKILECRKAGKAILNLLEHDIKPRDIITRKAFLNAITVVIALGGSTNAVMHLIAIAKSVGVKLTIDDFQTISDRTPYLADLKPSGKYVMEDVHTIGGVPALQKMLLKEKLLDGNCLTVTGKTLAENLEDLPGLKDGQKVIFPLSNPIKKTGHIQILYGNLAKEGAVAKITGKEGLRFSGPARVFNSEEETLAALEKNKIKPGDVVVIRYEGPKGGPGMREMLTVTSAIMGAGLGKSVALITDGRFSGGTHGFVVGHITPEAQVGGVLAIVKNGDGITIDGEKNTITVDLPKKTIAQRLKKWKAPPLRAKSGMLYKYSKLVSSASEGCVTDAFN, from the coding sequence ATGGGAAACGGACTCAATAAGTACAGTTCTCAGTTGACGCAGAAGCGTTCGCAGGCCGGTTCGCAAGCCATGTTGTACGGCATCGGTTTGACGGACGATGACATGAAAAAAGCGCAGGTCGGCATCGCGAGCATGGGCTGGGAAGGGAATAACTGCAACATGCATTTGAACGACCTCGCTAAAATTGTGAAGCAGGGAGTGCAGGAGGCCGGCCTCGTCGGGCTGATCTTTCATACCATCGGCGTCAGCGACGGCATGGCCATGGGGACGGAAGGAATGAAGTCATCGCTCCCGTCCCGCGAGATCATTGCCGATTCCATCGAAGCGGTGATGCGCGCGCAATGGTACGACGCCAATATTTCTCTCCCGGGATGCGACAAGAATCTCCCCGGCTCCGTGATCGCGATGGGGCGGCTGAACCGTCCGAGCATCATGATCTACGGCGGAACGATCCGCGCAGGACATCACAACGGCAAAACGCTCGACATCGTCTCCGCGTTCGAATGCTACGGACAATTCATCGCGGGGAAGGCGAGCGAAAAGGAATTGAACGACGTGCTGCATCATGCGTGTCCCGGCCAGGGGGCGTGCGGCGGAATGTATACCGCGAACACGATGGCCTCTGCCATTGAGTCGCTGGGAATGACACTCCCCTACAGCTCTTCGACTCCCGCCTCGAGCGAAGAGAAAATTCTTGAGTGCCGAAAAGCCGGCAAAGCGATCCTGAATTTGCTGGAACACGACATCAAGCCGCGGGATATCATCACGAGAAAGGCGTTTCTCAACGCGATCACCGTCGTCATAGCGCTCGGGGGCTCGACGAACGCCGTGATGCATCTCATCGCGATAGCAAAATCCGTCGGAGTGAAATTGACGATCGATGATTTTCAGACGATCAGCGACCGTACGCCGTATCTCGCGGACCTGAAGCCGAGCGGCAAATACGTGATGGAAGATGTCCATACGATCGGCGGGGTCCCTGCGCTTCAAAAAATGCTGCTGAAAGAGAAGCTTCTCGACGGGAATTGCCTTACGGTGACCGGCAAAACGCTGGCAGAAAATTTGGAAGATCTCCCCGGCCTGAAGGATGGACAAAAAGTTATTTTTCCTCTTTCCAATCCGATCAAGAAAACGGGACACATTCAGATTCTCTACGGCAACCTTGCGAAAGAGGGAGCGGTCGCTAAAATTACCGGCAAGGAGGGGTTGCGGTTTTCCGGTCCTGCCAGAGTGTTCAATTCGGAAGAGGAGACCCTTGCCGCGCTGGAAAAAAACAAGATCAAGCCGGGGGACGTTGTAGTCATCCGGTATGAAGGGCCGAAAGGGGGGCCGGGGATGAGAGAGATGCTGACCGTAACCTCGGCGATCATGGGGGCCGGGCTCGGCAAAAGCGTTGCGCTGATCACCGACGGACGTTTCTCCGGCGGCACCCACGGCTTCGTGGTCGGACACATTACCCCGGAGGCACAGGTCGGCGGAGTTCTCGCGATCGTCAAGAACGGGGACGGCATCACGATCGACGGAGAGAAGAACACGATCACGGTCGACCTGCCGAAGAAGACGATCGCACAGCGACTTAAGAAATGGAAAGCCCCTCCGCTGCGTGCAAAGAGCGGCATGCTCTACAAATACAGCAAATTGGTTTCGTCTGCATCGGAAGGCTGCGTTACGGATGCTTTCAATTAA
- a CDS encoding DUF6483 family protein — protein sequence MIERDYIMRMIQMLVQALIDIVFYRGKKDFPRALQEIRTASKTLLSIDLDIFRNLSDGQIIEMLTMVREFGGLKCYLAGRLLKEEAEILDLQGKKEESNEAGIKSLSLLTESVMIDGVPLDADHQAAVNSVTERLKFIDLPVHINRKLFHYYELVHEYGKAEDALFTIIEKEPEFIEEGLSFYQRLSNKADADLSAGNLPREEVERGMTELRDRKKLV from the coding sequence ATGATCGAGCGCGACTACATCATGAGGATGATCCAAATGCTCGTGCAGGCGCTGATCGATATAGTTTTCTACAGGGGGAAAAAAGATTTTCCGCGCGCACTTCAGGAGATCCGGACCGCGTCAAAAACACTCCTCAGCATCGACCTTGACATTTTCCGGAATCTTTCCGATGGACAGATCATCGAAATGCTGACAATGGTCAGGGAATTCGGCGGTCTGAAATGTTATCTGGCAGGAAGGCTTTTAAAGGAAGAGGCAGAGATCCTTGACCTCCAGGGGAAAAAAGAGGAGAGCAATGAAGCCGGAATAAAATCGTTGAGCCTTCTCACCGAATCGGTTATGATCGACGGAGTTCCTCTCGACGCAGACCATCAAGCAGCCGTAAACAGTGTGACGGAGCGGTTGAAATTTATCGACCTGCCTGTTCATATCAACAGGAAACTTTTTCATTACTACGAACTCGTGCATGAATACGGCAAGGCGGAGGATGCACTGTTCACTATTATAGAGAAGGAACCTGAATTCATCGAAGAAGGGCTCTCCTTTTACCAAAGACTGTCAAACAAAGCAGATGCCGACCTGTCCGCAGGAAATCTTCCGCGTGAAGAAGTCGAACGGGGAATGACTGAATTGCGTGACCGGAAAAAGCTCGTCTGA
- a CDS encoding response regulator, with the protein MKTVLIVDDEPAFRKALAASLKVRGYNTLEAEDGMVGLDFAAKYRPDVILSDVNMDNMNGFMMVESLMQEPMTARIPVIMMTAQAQGAGAWQSEANITYLDKGFSTQQLVAAIEAVLKK; encoded by the coding sequence ATGAAAACCGTTCTCATCGTGGACGATGAACCCGCGTTTCGCAAAGCACTGGCCGCTTCGCTGAAGGTAAGGGGATACAATACCCTCGAAGCAGAAGACGGTATGGTGGGACTCGACTTTGCGGCGAAATACCGTCCGGACGTCATCCTCAGCGACGTCAACATGGATAACATGAACGGTTTCATGATGGTTGAAAGTTTGATGCAGGAACCGATGACGGCCCGCATCCCGGTCATTATGATGACCGCACAGGCCCAGGGCGCCGGCGCATGGCAGTCCGAAGCCAATATCACCTATCTCGACAAAGGATTTTCGACCCAGCAGCTGGTCGCGGCGATCGAAGCAGTGCTGAAGAAATGA
- a CDS encoding DUF5916 domain-containing protein: MHKIQVHAVRLQEPIVIDGILSESVWHNDFAFTDFKQSDPDQGAPGTQRTEVRVAYDDAAIYIGARMYDASPDSIMPILSRRDQYPVADWVGVFIDGYHDQRTGNLFALSAGGSVIDGVMYNDDWNDLSWDGVWEGKTHIDDQGWTAEIRIPFSQLRFKDEKNLIWGINFQRDIGRRHETDCLVYTPRSQSGYVSRFADLVGLEDINPPGRVELLPYITGKGDYTHFPTGDPFNDGSRYSQNVGADVKVGLGNNLTLNATVNPDFGQVEVDPAVVNLSDVETYFDEKRPFFLEGATVFNFGQGGSRNYWSFNWPSPTIFYSRRIGRSPQGSLPDNADFTDVPEGTHIIGAAKITGKVIDGWNIGGIQAVTSREMADVDTGGHNFRWEVEPAAYYGILRAQKDFNDGHQGLGFISTIAARDFSQTSVRDDVNSNSEVFGVDGWTFLDADKVWVVSGWTGVSRVAGDRERMITLQSNSQHYFQRPDAPYLGVDSSLNSMNGYGLRLSLNKNKGNFFSNSAIGILSPSFDVDDLGFQSRSDIINMHAGGGYSWSDPGKVFRYAEIGGAVFQNFDYGGAVTWRGAFEYGNLQFLNYYSFNWNLAYNPQTFNNFRTRGGPLTLNPPGYQVSVDASSDSRKTFQAEVSAYTYQSGWQRDVQEYASLTWRPAANISVSVAPTLDRDLEAAQWVTSVTDPTAAATYGGRYVFANLDQKTLSANIRVDWTFTPTLSLQLFLQPLISSGNYTNFKELARPRSFDFAVYGTGSSTLAETKAADGSVSYTVDPDGPGPAAPISFANPDFNTKSLRGNAVLRWEFVPGSVVYFVWTQSRFNQTNYDGDFQFGNSVNRLFDTVADNIFLVKFSYWFSV, encoded by the coding sequence GGGATCAATACCCGGTTGCCGATTGGGTCGGCGTTTTCATCGACGGTTATCATGACCAGCGGACGGGCAATCTCTTTGCGTTGAGCGCTGGCGGTTCTGTCATCGACGGAGTCATGTACAACGATGACTGGAATGACCTATCCTGGGACGGCGTATGGGAAGGGAAAACGCACATCGATGATCAAGGGTGGACCGCTGAGATCCGCATCCCGTTCTCGCAGCTTCGATTCAAGGATGAGAAAAATCTCATTTGGGGGATCAATTTTCAGCGAGACATAGGCCGCAGGCATGAGACTGATTGCCTGGTTTACACGCCGAGGAGCCAGAGCGGCTATGTATCGCGGTTCGCCGATCTGGTTGGATTAGAGGACATCAACCCGCCCGGACGCGTTGAACTGCTGCCGTATATCACCGGCAAAGGGGATTACACACATTTTCCCACTGGCGATCCGTTCAACGACGGCTCGCGGTACTCGCAAAATGTGGGAGCGGACGTCAAGGTCGGGCTTGGAAACAATTTAACATTGAATGCCACGGTGAACCCCGATTTCGGCCAGGTCGAAGTCGACCCCGCCGTCGTGAACTTGAGCGATGTTGAGACGTACTTTGACGAGAAGAGGCCGTTCTTCCTCGAAGGTGCGACGGTATTTAATTTTGGGCAGGGGGGGTCGAGGAATTATTGGAGCTTCAACTGGCCGTCCCCCACCATTTTTTACAGCCGGAGAATCGGCAGATCTCCGCAAGGAAGCCTCCCCGATAATGCCGACTTCACCGATGTCCCCGAAGGAACACATATCATCGGAGCGGCGAAGATCACGGGCAAGGTCATCGATGGATGGAACATCGGCGGCATCCAGGCGGTCACATCGCGCGAGATGGCCGACGTCGATACCGGGGGACACAATTTCCGCTGGGAAGTCGAGCCCGCTGCATACTACGGCATTTTGCGGGCGCAGAAAGATTTCAACGACGGGCACCAGGGACTCGGGTTCATTTCGACGATCGCGGCAAGGGATTTTTCGCAGACGAGCGTCCGCGACGACGTGAACAGCAACAGCGAAGTATTCGGTGTTGATGGGTGGACTTTTCTGGATGCTGACAAAGTATGGGTCGTGAGCGGATGGACCGGCGTGTCCCGTGTTGCCGGCGACCGGGAGCGCATGATCACTCTCCAGAGCAATTCACAGCATTACTTCCAGCGCCCCGACGCTCCGTACCTCGGGGTCGACAGCTCGCTCAATTCGATGAACGGATACGGACTCCGGTTATCGCTGAACAAGAACAAAGGGAATTTCTTTTCCAATTCGGCGATCGGCATCCTCAGCCCGAGTTTCGACGTCGACGATCTTGGATTCCAGTCCCGTTCCGATATCATCAACATGCACGCCGGCGGAGGATATTCATGGAGCGATCCGGGCAAAGTGTTCCGGTATGCGGAGATCGGCGGAGCGGTGTTTCAAAATTTCGATTACGGCGGGGCCGTCACATGGCGCGGAGCGTTCGAGTACGGCAATCTCCAGTTCCTTAATTATTACAGTTTTAACTGGAACCTCGCCTACAATCCGCAGACGTTCAACAATTTCAGGACTCGAGGCGGTCCCTTGACGCTCAATCCCCCCGGATACCAGGTTTCCGTCGATGCCAGTTCGGACAGCAGAAAGACCTTTCAGGCGGAGGTCAGCGCGTATACCTACCAATCCGGATGGCAGAGAGACGTGCAGGAATATGCGAGCCTAACGTGGAGGCCGGCGGCCAACATCTCGGTCAGCGTCGCTCCGACGCTCGACCGCGATCTTGAAGCGGCGCAGTGGGTGACGTCGGTGACCGACCCGACGGCAGCGGCGACGTACGGCGGGCGGTATGTCTTTGCGAACCTCGACCAGAAGACATTGTCGGCAAACATCAGGGTCGATTGGACGTTCACGCCGACGCTGAGCCTGCAGCTCTTCCTGCAGCCTCTCATTTCGTCGGGCAATTACACAAACTTCAAGGAACTGGCCCGTCCGCGTTCGTTTGATTTCGCGGTGTACGGAACCGGCTCATCGACACTCGCGGAAACCAAAGCCGCGGACGGGTCAGTTTCTTACACCGTTGACCCGGACGGCCCGGGCCCGGCCGCGCCGATCAGCTTTGCCAACCCCGACTTCAATACAAAATCCCTCCGGGGGAACGCGGTCCTGCGGTGGGAATTTGTCCCCGGTTCGGTCGTCTATTTTGTCTGGACGCAAAGCCGGTTCAACCAGACGAACTACGACGGAGATTTCCAGTTTGGAAATTCCGTCAACCGGCTTTTCGACACGGTGGCCGATAATATTTTTCTTGTGAAATTCTCTTACTGGTTCAGCGTGTGA